The following are encoded together in the Lepidochelys kempii isolate rLepKem1 chromosome 7, rLepKem1.hap2, whole genome shotgun sequence genome:
- the NKX2-3 gene encoding homeobox protein Nkx-2.3, translated as MMLPSPVTSTPFSVKDILNLAQPEPHYGVPLPHHLEQQFHSAACLLAAGDGSRFSDGEEEEEEEKLSYLSSMAAAESQGDVGLSPENYVHAVLRGSCEPNGPGEELERAGDRDPKRCAPKPPAGAAAKPEEAERPKPRSRRKPRVLFSQAQVFELERRFKQQRYLSAPEREHLASSLKLTSTQVKIWFQNRRYKCKRQRQDKSLELGPAPPPPRRVAVPVLVRDGKPCLGGSPGYGSPYNAPYSYSGFPAYGYGNAAACNAGYGCSYPAGGAGGQPGCSPGAGAGPFVNVGNLGAFGGAAQPLHQGPAGPSCSQGALQGIRAW; from the exons ATGATGTTACCGAGCCCCGTCACCTCCACCCCCTTCTCTGTCAAAGACATCCTCAACCTGGCGCAGCCGGAGCCGCACTATGGAGTCCCGCTGCCCCACCACCTGGAGCAGCAGTTCCACTCGGCAGCCTGCCTGCTGGCGGCCGGCGACGGCTCCCGCTTCTCCGacggggaggaagaggaggaggaggagaagctgtcCTATCTGAGCTCCATGGCCGCGGCGGAGAGCCAAGGGGACGTGGGGCTCTCCCCGGAAAACTACGTGCACGCGGTGCTGCGGGGCTCCTGTGAGCCCAATGGCCCGGGAGAAGAGCTGGAGCGCGCCGGGGATCGGGACCCCA AGCGCTGCGCCCCGAAGCCGCCGGCGGGTGCCGCGGCCAAGCCGGAGGAGGCGGAGAGGCCGAAGCCGCGGAGCCGCAGGAAGCCCCGCGTTCTCTTCTCGCAGGCGCAGGTCTTCGAGCTGGAGCGGCGCTTCAAGCAGCAGCGGTACCTGTCGGCGCCGGAGCGCgagcacctggccagcagcctcAAGCTCACCTCCACGCAGGTGAAGATCTGGTTCCAGAACCGGCGCTACAAGTGCAAGCGGCAGCGGCAGGACAAGTCGCTGGAGCTGGgccccgcgccgccgccgccgcgccggGTGGCCGTACCGGTGCTGGTGCGGGACGGCAAGCCGTGCCTCGGGGGCTCGCCGGGCTACGGCTCGCCCTACAACGCGCCCTACTCCTACAGCGGCTTCCCGGCCTACGGCTACGGCAACGCGGCCGCCTGCAACGCCGGCTACGGCTGCAGCTACCCCGCGGGCGGCGCGGGCGGGCAGCCCGGCTGCAGCCCCGGCGCGGGCGCGGGGCCCTTCGTGAACGTGGGCAACCTGGGCGCCTTCGGCGGCGCGGCCCAGCCCCTGCATCAGGGGCCCGCGGGGCCCTCCTGCAGCCAGGGCGCTCTGCAGGGGATCCGGGCCTGGTAG